The following proteins are co-located in the Vigna unguiculata cultivar IT97K-499-35 chromosome 9, ASM411807v1, whole genome shotgun sequence genome:
- the LOC114163461 gene encoding putative pentatricopeptide repeat-containing protein At1g64310 — protein sequence MFIPFEWLHSELSNICRSLLRVKQLHAFLLKTHLSEDPFYATKILRQYAVNSDINSAHHVFDKTSDRSVYLWNSMIRAFAQSQRFFSAISLFRTMLGADISPDGHTYACVIRACADNFDYGMLRRVHGGAVAAGLGLDPVCCSALVTAYSKLGLVHEARRVFNRITEPDIVLWNSLISGYGSSGLWDVGMQMFSAMKLVGKKPDGYTLAGLLVGIVDSGVLSIGQGLHCLSQKSGLDADSHVSSLLVSFYSRCKCMDYAYRVFCSILNPDLVTWSALIMGYSQAGVFEKVLYLFRKLNMEDRKADTVLVASVLASIARTANVGLGCEVHGYALRHGLELERNVVSYNSVILAFGLHGYAYEAFKVFEKMLEKDWCFKCKTMYHNVKSEIY from the coding sequence ATGTTCATTCCGTTTGAATGGCTTCATTCCGAACTCAGCAACATTTGTAGGTCCCTCTTGAGGGTGAAGCAGTTACACGCATTCCTTTTGAAGACCCATCTCTCAGAAGACCCTTTTTACGCAACAAAAATTCTCAGGCAGTATGCAGTCAACAGCGACATCAACTCGGCCCATCATGTGTTCGACAAAACTTCCGACCGAAGTGTCTACCTTTGGAATTCCATGATTCGAGCTTTCGCGCAGTCCCAAAGATTTTTCAGCGCAATCTCTCTGTTTAGAACCATGCTTGGGGCTGACATAAGTCCTGATGGTCACACTTATGCTTGTGTTATACGTGCGTGTGCTGACAACTTTGATTACGGTATGCTAAGGCGTGTTCATGGAGGTGCTGTGGCTGCAGGATTAGGACTGGACCCTGTTTGTTGCAGTGCACTTGTGACTGCTTATTCAAAACTTGGTCTTGTTCATGAAGCGCGTAGAGTGTTCAATAGGATCACTGAACCAGATATAGTTTTATGGAATTCATTGATTTCTGGCTATGGGAGCTCTGGTCTATGGGATGTGGGGATGCAGATGTTTAGTGCGATGAAACTTGTCGGGAAGAAGCCTGATGGATATACCCTGGCTGGGTTGCTTGTGGGTATTGTAGATTCTGGGGTGCTGAGCATTGGCCAAGGATTACATTGTTTAAGTCAAAAGAGTGGGCTTGATGCTGACTCTCATGTTAGTAGTTTGCTGGTGAGTTTTTACTCGAGATGTAAGTGTATGGATTATGCATACAGAGTCTTTTGCAGTATTTTGAATCCTGATTTGGTCACATGGTCTGCTCTTATTATGGGGTATTCTCAGGCTGGGGTGTTTGAGAAAGTGCTGTACCTTTTTAGGAAATTAAACATGGAAGACAGGAAGGCAGATACTGTCTTGGTTGCCAGTGTATTGGCTTCTATTGCTCGGACGGCAAATGTAGGACTTGGGTGCGAGGTACATGGATATGCTCTTCGGCATGGATTGGAACTAGAGCGGAATGTTGTTTCTTATAATTCTGTAATTTTGGCTTTTGGCTTGCATGGATATGCTTATGAGGCTTTTAAGGTGTTTGAAAAGATGCTGGAAAAGGATTGGTGTTTCAAATGCAAAACCATGTATCATAACGTAAAAtctgaaatatattaa